The following DNA comes from Enterobacter sp. SA187.
GCGAAGAAGAGTTCCGCCAGATGGACGCCTTTATCCAGCACGATCGCGATCTGACCTTCTCCTACGCTGCCGTGAAGCAGCTGGAAGGCAAATACCTGGTGCAGAACCGCGTGACCGGCGAAATCTACGAGAGCGCGCAGTTCCTGTATATTCTGGTGGCCGCATGCCTGTTCTCGAACTACCCGCGTGAAACCCGTCTGGACTACGTGAAGCGTTTCTATGACGCCGTATCCACCTTTAAGATTTCACTGCCGACGCCGATCATGTCCGGCGTGCGCACCCCGACCCGTCAGTTCAGCTCCTGCGTGCTGATCGAGTGCGGCGACAGCCTGGATTCCATCAACGCCACCTCCAGCGCCATCGTGAAATACGTGTCCCAGCGCGCCGGTATCGGCATCAACGCCGGTCGCATCCGTGCGCTGGGCAGCCCGATCCGTGGCGGCGAAGCCTTCCACACTGGCTGTATCCCGTTCTACAAACATTTCCAGACCGCGGTGAAGTCCTGCTCCCAGGGCGGCGTGCGCGGCGGTGCAGCCACCCTGTTCTACCCGATGTGGCATCTGGAAGTGGAAAGCCTGCTGGTGCTGAAAAACAACCGTGGCGTGGAAGGCAACCGCGTACGTCACATGGATTACGGCGTACAGATCAACAAACTGATGTACACCCGTCTGCTGAAAGGTGAAGACATCACCCTGTTCAGCCCGTCTGACGTGCCTGGCCTGTACGACGCCTTCTTCGCCGATCAGGACGAGTTTGAGCGTCTGTATACCCAGTACGAAAAAGACGACAGCATCCGCAAGCAGCGCGTAAAAGCGGTAGATCTGTTCTCGCTGATGATGCAGGAACGTGCTTCCACGGGCCGTATCTATATCCAGAACGTTGACCACTGCAACACCCACAGCCCGTTCGATCCGGCTATTGCTCCGGTGCGCCAGTCTAACCTGTGCCTGGAAATCGCCCTGCCGACCAAACCGCTGATGGACGTGAACGACGAAAACGGCGAAATCGCGCTGTGTACGCTGTCTGCGTTCAACCTCGGCGCTATCGATTCGCTGGACGAGCTGGAAGAGCTGGCGACCCTTGCGGTACGTGCTCTGGACGCCCTGCTGGACTATCAGGATTACCCGATCCCGGCTGCAAAACGTGGCGCAATGGGCCGCCGCACGCTGGGTATTGGCGTGATCAACTTCGCTTACTATTTAGCGAAACACGGCGTGCGTTACTCCGACGGCAGCGCCAACAACCTGACGCATAAAACCTTTGAAGCCATTCAGTACTTCCTGCTGAAAGCCTCTAACGAGCTGGCGAAAGAGCAAGGCGCCTGCCCGTGGTTCAACGAAACCACCTATGCGAAAGGTATTCTGCCGACCGATACCTACAAGAAAGATCTGGACGCCATCGTCACCAAAGAGCTGCATTACGACTGGGAAGCGCTGCGCGAATCCATTAAAACGCACGGTCTGCGTAACTCCACGCTCTCTGCGCTGATGCCGTCCGAGACTTCGTCGCAGATCTCCAACGCCACCAACGGTATTGAACCGCCGCGCGGCCACGTGAGCATCAAAGCGTCGAAAGACGGTATTCTGCGTCAGGTGGTGCCGGATTATGAGCACCTGAAAGACAGCTATGAACTGCTGTGGGATATGCCGAATAACGACGGTTATCTGCAACTGGTGGGCATCATGCAGAAGTTTATCGACCAGTCGATCTCTGCCAACACCAACTACGATCCGACGCGCTTCCCGTCAGGGAAAGTCCCGATGCAGCAGCTGTTGAAAGATCTGCTTACCGCCTACAAATTTGGCGTGAAGACGCTGTATTACCAGAACACCCGCGATGGCGCAGAAGATTCACAGGATGACCTGGTGCCGTCCATTCAGGATGATGGCTGCGAAAGCGGCGCGTGTAAGATTTAATAAATTGCCCGGCGGCGCAAAGCCTGCCGGGCCTGAGGTTAGGTTTTGTAGGCCGGGTAAGCTTTGCGCCACCCGGCGTATCATTGCAGGACAGGAAATACTCGCATGGCATACACCACCTTTTCACAGACGAAAAATAACCAGCTGCTGGAACCGATGTTTTTCGGCCAGCCGGTGAACGTTGCACGCTACGATCAGCAAAAATATGACATCTTCGAAAAGCTGATCGAGAAACAACTCTCTTTCTTCTGGCGTCCGGAAGAAGTTGACGTCTCCCGTGACCGTATCGACTTCCAGGCCCTGCCGGAACACGAAAAGCACATCTTTTTAAGCAACCTGAAATACCAGACGCTGCTGGATTCCATTCAGGGACGCAGCCCGAACGTGGCGCTGCTGCCGCTGATCTCCATTCCGGAACTGGAAACCTGGGTGGAAACCTGGGCGTTTTCAGAAACCATCCACTCCCGCTCCTACACTCATATCATTCGCAACATTGTGAACGATCCGGCGGTGGTGTTTGACGATATCGTGACCAACGAGCAGATCCTCAAACGCGCCGAAGGTATTTCTCACTACTACGACGATCTGATCGAGCTGACCAGCTACTGGCATCTGCTGGGTGAAGGCACGCATAACGTCAACGGCAAAACCGTGACCGTTAACCTGCGCGAGCTGAAAAAGAAACTGTACCTGTGCCTGATGAGCGTCAACGCGCTGGAAGCGATCCGCTTCTACGTCAGCTTCGCCTGCTCTTTCGCCTTCGCCGAGCGCGAGCTGATGGAAGGCAACGCCAAAATCATCAAGCTGATCGCCCGTGACGAAGCCCTGCACCTGACCGGCACCCAGCATATGCTGAACCTGCTGCGCAGCGGCGTGGACGATCCCGAGATGGCCGAGATCGCCGAAGAGTGTAAGCAGGAGTGCTATGACCTGTTTGTACTGGCGGCGGAACAGGAAAAAGAGTGGGCAGCCTACCTGTTCCAGGGCGGCTCCATGATCGGCCTGAACAAAGACATTCTTTGCCAGTATGTGGATTACATCACCAACATCCGCATGCAGGCCGTGGGTCTTGATTTACCGTTCCAGACCCGCTCGAACCCGATCCCGTGGATCAACGCCTGGCTGGTGTCCGACAACGTGCAGGTCGCGCCGCAGGAAGTGGAAGTCAGCTCTTATCTGGTCGGTCAGATTGATTCCGAAGTGAACACTGACGATCTGAGTGACTTCCAGCTCTGATGAGCCGCGTCATTCTGCGCATCACTGGCACAGAACTCCTGTGCCAGGATGAACATCCGTCGTTACTGGCGGCGCTGGAATCGCACCAGGTGGCGGTGGAATATCAGTGTCGTGAAGGCTATTGCGGCTCCTGCCGCACGCGGCTGGTGGCCGGTCAGGTTGACTGGCTGACCGAGCCGCTGGCCTTTATTTCCGCCGGTGAAATCCTTCCCTGCTGTTGCCGTGCGCGTGGCGATATTGAAATCGAGTTATAGCGCGTCAGATTTTCCGCAAATGAATTAATTTCCGGCGTTTATTATTTCAGCTCCCCAAACGTCAGCAGCTACCGCAAATAATATAAAAAAACCCTGAACAGCACTGTTCAGGGTTAAATTCCTGGTTGACATCACTCACACAGGAATAACTAGCTCTCCTTTATTTCTTCCGGATGATGATGGAGTTCACTCACCCGATAATAAATAGGGGTAATATCGACATAATTGATGCAGTAACCGCTTCCGCGCACGCTGGTGATAAAATCTTCCGGCAGCCCTAACAGACTAAGACGACGGTTAAGATTCTTCAGAACCTGCCACAGACGCTGGGTGGACGGAACCAGATCGTTCTCCTCCCACACCACGCGCAGCAGTTCCTCTTTGGTCACGATGTTCTGGCGGCCATGCTGGAGTAAATAGATAAATAGCTGCAACATCGTATGATTAAATAATACTGAGCCGAACATAAAATATTTCTCAGTACTTCCCTGCGGAAGGCGGTAAAGTCTTCCGTTGTCAATTTCGAAGTGAACTTCTTTGCCTATCACATAGCCGTACAGCCGATATCCCATCGTGTCGTTGCTCATTTGTCCTGAAACTTTGCAAGGAATGCCTTTTTTATTCCTGTTCATAGGCCATACTGTCAATAAGGTCGATTATATGGCTATGGGAATTAGTTTCAACATACAGGGGGAAGGTTATTTTGGCACAGGCCATCGCACGTCGACAAAATATTTACACAACCTAAGTAAAATATTAAGCATCTATCCGCGCAAATTGAACTACAAAAAGTCCAGACACCTGCAGGATGATCGCTATCCGGATCATTAACTTTAAATATTAATTTATGCCTTTTTTGCAGGATAAAATGCTGGTCAGGAATATCGCGCAAAAAAATGCCCCTCCGGACGGAGAGGCATCAGACCAGGGTTAACCGCGTTTACGGGCTATTGCTTCGTGATGCTTTTTCTCACCGATCATCACCACCAGCAACAGCAGCACAGCGATGACGCTACCGCCAATCATCACCATAAAGCCGCCGTCCCAGCCGAAGAAATCGACGGTATAGCCGACAATGGCGCTGGCCGCCACCGAGCCGCCCAGATAACCAAACAGGCCGGTAAAGCCTGCCGCCGTCCCTGCCGCTTTTTTCGGTGCCAGCTCCAGCGCATGCAGACCAATCAGCATCACCGGGCCGTAAATCAGGAAGCCGATGACGATCATGCAGATCATGTCCACCGTCGGGTTGCCCGGCGGGTTCAGCCAGTACACGACGGTGGCGATGGTCACCAGCGTCATAAAGAATACGCCGGTCGCGCCACGGTTGCCCCTGAACACTTTATCCGACATCCAGCCGCACAGCAGCGTGCCCGGAATACCGGCATATTCATACAGGAAGTAAGCCCATGACGACTTATCCAGCGCGAAGTGTTTCACCTCTTTCAGATAGGTCGGCGACCAGTCGAGAATGCCGTAGCGCAGCAGATAAACAAAAACGTTCGCAATGGCGATGTACCACAGCAATTTATTCGGCAGCACATACTGCATAAAGATCTGCTTCGCGGTCAGCTCTTCTTCGGTTTTTTCGCTGTAATCATCCGGATAGTCGTTCTTATATTCTTCAATAGGCGGTAATCCGCAGGACTGCGGGGTGTCGCGCATCAGGGCAAAGGCAATGAACGCCACGACGATAGCCGCGAACGCCGGCATATAGAGCGCCGCTTTCCAGTCGTTGAACCACGCCATGCCGAGCAGGAACAGCAAGGGCGGGATCCCGCCGCCAACGTTATGCGCGCAGTTCCACACCGACACGATGCCGCCGCGCTCTTTCTGCGACCACCAGTGCACCATGGTGCGTCCGCACGGCGGCCAGCCCATCCCCTGGAACCAGCCGCATAAAAACAGCAGCACAAACATAATGGCAATGCTGGAGGTCGCCCAGGGCACAAAGCCCATAAACAGCATTACGGCGGCGGCAAGGATCAGCCCCGCCGGTAAGAAGACGCGCGGATTCGAGCGATCCGACACCGATCCCATGATGAATTTGGAAAAGCCGTAGGCAATGGAAATCCCTGACAGCGCAAAGCCCAGATCGCCGCGGGAAAAGCCCTGCTCCACCAGGAACGGCATCGCCAGCGCAAAGTTTTTCCGCACCAGGTAATACGCCGCGTAGCCGAAGAAAATGCCCATAAAAATCTGCCAGCGTAAACGCCGGTAATACGGATCGATCTGCTGCTCCGGTAACCGGGGTTGATGCGCGGCAGGTTTAAAGATGCTCAACATAAAGCCTCCGTGGCATGTGTTGTTTTGTAATGAGTGAAAACGAGCGTCACGCCGCCTCAAAAGCGTGCGACGAGTGAAGACTGGACGTTAACGCAGGAAAAGTCGCGTCGAATGTTACAGAAATATGACAAGGCGCTCAATTCACGCAACAAATGTTCTTTTACTTTCGTTTTATGCGCGAATATGCGCGCAATCAAACAAACCACACAAGGAATGTGGCTAAATGCGCAATAAGGGTCATTAAGATAAGAGGGAAGCGAAAATGCGCGACGTGACTGAGTACGACGTCATCATTATCGGCGGCGGCGCAACCGGGGCGGGGATCGCCCGCGACTGTGCGCTGCGCGGGCTGCGTGTGGTGCTGCTGGAACGCCACGACATCGCCACCGGCGCCACCGGGCGTAACCACGGCCTGCTGCACAGCGGCGCGCGCTATGCGGTAACGGATGAAGAATCGGCGCGGGAGTGTATCAGCGAAAACCAGATCCTGCGCCGGGTCGCCCGCCACTGTATTGAACCCACCGGCGGTCTGTTCATTACCCTGCCGGAAGACGATCTGGCCTGGCAGCAACAGTTTATCAGCGCCTGTACCCGTGCCGGGATCGCCGCACAGCCGCTGTCGGCGGAAGAAGCGCTGCGCATCGAACCCTGCGTGAATCCCGCGCTCATTGCCGCCGTGCAGGTGCCGGACGGCACCATCGATCCCTTTCGCCTGACCGCCGCCAACATGCTGGACGCCCGCGAGCATGGCGCGATTATCTTAACCGGCCATGAAGTGATCGGCCTGCTGCGGGATAAAGATCGGGTGAACGGCGTGCAGATCCGCCATCCCTCAACGCAGGCGGTGCAGTCCCTGTACGCGCCTGTGGTGGTGAATGCCGCCGGGATCTGGGGACAGCGCATTGCAGAGTATGCGGATCTGAGCATCCGCATGTTCCCGGCGAAAGGCGCGCTGCTTATTCTTGATCACCGCATCAACCAGCAGGTGATCAACCGCTGCCGCAAACCTGCAGACGCCGATATTCTGGTGCCGGGGGATACCATCTCGCTGATTGGCACCACCTCCACGCACATTGATTACCGTGATATTGATAACACCCGCGTCACGCCGGAAGAGGTGGACGTGCTGCTGCGCGAGGGGGAAAAACTGGCCCCGGTGATGGCGACCTCGCGTATTCTGCGCGCCTATGCGGGGGTGCGCCCGCTGGTGGCCAGCGACGACGACCCCAGCGGGCGCAACGTCAGCCGCGGCATTGTGCTGATGGATCACGCCGAACGCGACGGTATGGAAGGCTTTATCACCATTACCGGCGGCAAGCTGATGACCTACCGGCTGATGGCGGAGTGGGCCACCGACGCCGTGTGCCGCAAACTCAATAATACGACGCCCTGCCGCACCGCCAGCGAACCGCTGCCGGGATCGCGGGAGTCTGCCGCTCAGACCCTGCAAAAAGTGATCTCCCTGTCAGCGCCGCTGCGCGGCTCGGCGGTGTGGCGGCATGGCGATCGCACCCCGGAATGGCTCGGCAACGCACGTCTTAGCCGTAGCCTGATCTGCGAATGCGAAGCCGTCACTGCCGGAGAAGTGGAGTACGCGGTGGATAATCTTAACGTCCGTTCCCTGCCCGATTTGCGGCGTCGCACCCGCCTCGGCATGGGCACCTGCCAGGGCGAACTCTGCGCCTGCCGGGCGGCCGGGTTGCTGCATCGCCTGAACGTCACCAACGATGCGCAATCCAT
Coding sequences within:
- a CDS encoding winged helix-turn-helix domain-containing protein, whose product is MFGSVLFNHTMLQLFIYLLQHGRQNIVTKEELLRVVWEENDLVPSTQRLWQVLKNLNRRLSLLGLPEDFITSVRGSGYCINYVDITPIYYRVSELHHHPEEIKES
- the nrdA gene encoding class 1a ribonucleoside-diphosphate reductase subunit alpha, which encodes MNQSLLVTKRDGRTERINLDKIHRVLDWAAEGLNNVSISQVELRSHIQFYDGIKTSDIHETIIKAAADLISRDAPDYQYLAARLAIFHLRKKAYGQFEPPTLFNHVLKMVELGKYDHHLLEDYSEEEFRQMDAFIQHDRDLTFSYAAVKQLEGKYLVQNRVTGEIYESAQFLYILVAACLFSNYPRETRLDYVKRFYDAVSTFKISLPTPIMSGVRTPTRQFSSCVLIECGDSLDSINATSSAIVKYVSQRAGIGINAGRIRALGSPIRGGEAFHTGCIPFYKHFQTAVKSCSQGGVRGGAATLFYPMWHLEVESLLVLKNNRGVEGNRVRHMDYGVQINKLMYTRLLKGEDITLFSPSDVPGLYDAFFADQDEFERLYTQYEKDDSIRKQRVKAVDLFSLMMQERASTGRIYIQNVDHCNTHSPFDPAIAPVRQSNLCLEIALPTKPLMDVNDENGEIALCTLSAFNLGAIDSLDELEELATLAVRALDALLDYQDYPIPAAKRGAMGRRTLGIGVINFAYYLAKHGVRYSDGSANNLTHKTFEAIQYFLLKASNELAKEQGACPWFNETTYAKGILPTDTYKKDLDAIVTKELHYDWEALRESIKTHGLRNSTLSALMPSETSSQISNATNGIEPPRGHVSIKASKDGILRQVVPDYEHLKDSYELLWDMPNNDGYLQLVGIMQKFIDQSISANTNYDPTRFPSGKVPMQQLLKDLLTAYKFGVKTLYYQNTRDGAEDSQDDLVPSIQDDGCESGACKI
- the glpT gene encoding glycerol-3-phosphate transporter — translated: MLSIFKPAAHQPRLPEQQIDPYYRRLRWQIFMGIFFGYAAYYLVRKNFALAMPFLVEQGFSRGDLGFALSGISIAYGFSKFIMGSVSDRSNPRVFLPAGLILAAAVMLFMGFVPWATSSIAIMFVLLFLCGWFQGMGWPPCGRTMVHWWSQKERGGIVSVWNCAHNVGGGIPPLLFLLGMAWFNDWKAALYMPAFAAIVVAFIAFALMRDTPQSCGLPPIEEYKNDYPDDYSEKTEEELTAKQIFMQYVLPNKLLWYIAIANVFVYLLRYGILDWSPTYLKEVKHFALDKSSWAYFLYEYAGIPGTLLCGWMSDKVFRGNRGATGVFFMTLVTIATVVYWLNPPGNPTVDMICMIVIGFLIYGPVMLIGLHALELAPKKAAGTAAGFTGLFGYLGGSVAASAIVGYTVDFFGWDGGFMVMIGGSVIAVLLLLVVMIGEKKHHEAIARKRG
- the nrdB gene encoding class Ia ribonucleoside-diphosphate reductase subunit beta, producing MAYTTFSQTKNNQLLEPMFFGQPVNVARYDQQKYDIFEKLIEKQLSFFWRPEEVDVSRDRIDFQALPEHEKHIFLSNLKYQTLLDSIQGRSPNVALLPLISIPELETWVETWAFSETIHSRSYTHIIRNIVNDPAVVFDDIVTNEQILKRAEGISHYYDDLIELTSYWHLLGEGTHNVNGKTVTVNLRELKKKLYLCLMSVNALEAIRFYVSFACSFAFAERELMEGNAKIIKLIARDEALHLTGTQHMLNLLRSGVDDPEMAEIAEECKQECYDLFVLAAEQEKEWAAYLFQGGSMIGLNKDILCQYVDYITNIRMQAVGLDLPFQTRSNPIPWINAWLVSDNVQVAPQEVEVSSYLVGQIDSEVNTDDLSDFQL
- the glpA gene encoding anaerobic glycerol-3-phosphate dehydrogenase subunit A, translating into MRDVTEYDVIIIGGGATGAGIARDCALRGLRVVLLERHDIATGATGRNHGLLHSGARYAVTDEESARECISENQILRRVARHCIEPTGGLFITLPEDDLAWQQQFISACTRAGIAAQPLSAEEALRIEPCVNPALIAAVQVPDGTIDPFRLTAANMLDAREHGAIILTGHEVIGLLRDKDRVNGVQIRHPSTQAVQSLYAPVVVNAAGIWGQRIAEYADLSIRMFPAKGALLILDHRINQQVINRCRKPADADILVPGDTISLIGTTSTHIDYRDIDNTRVTPEEVDVLLREGEKLAPVMATSRILRAYAGVRPLVASDDDPSGRNVSRGIVLMDHAERDGMEGFITITGGKLMTYRLMAEWATDAVCRKLNNTTPCRTASEPLPGSRESAAQTLQKVISLSAPLRGSAVWRHGDRTPEWLGNARLSRSLICECEAVTAGEVEYAVDNLNVRSLPDLRRRTRLGMGTCQGELCACRAAGLLHRLNVTNDAQSIAQLSAFLNERWKGIRPVAWGDALRESEFTRWVYQGLCGLEKETTDEV
- the yfaE gene encoding class I ribonucleotide reductase maintenance protein YfaE, whose protein sequence is MSRVILRITGTELLCQDEHPSLLAALESHQVAVEYQCREGYCGSCRTRLVAGQVDWLTEPLAFISAGEILPCCCRARGDIEIEL